The following are encoded together in the Lathyrus oleraceus cultivar Zhongwan6 chromosome 3, CAAS_Psat_ZW6_1.0, whole genome shotgun sequence genome:
- the LOC127132704 gene encoding zinc finger protein GAI-ASSOCIATED FACTOR 1: MSNISGDEGSFSSGNNGEEQVQNNLNDSSSGPSGASNSNGSSNQQQTKKKRNLPGTPDPSAEVVALSPTTLMATNRFVCEICNKGFQRDQNLQLHRRGHNLPWKLRQRTSTEVKKKVYVCPESSCVHHNPARALGDLTGIKKHYSRKHGEKKWKCDKCSKRYAVQSDWKAHQKTCGTREYKCDCGTIFSRRDSFITHRAFCDALTEENHRVNQGLTSGMPPNLQNQMHDPISTMPLKTISNISSELINDSLKSPTQEHVPIQFRSTNACGGMFSTSAGALFGGPKTLPPSSSSLQLSSSSNSFNYFSDNKIGGLISGSVQMSATALLQKAAQMGATASNSVNSSMMQKSFVSSMISPNHDHVSGSTMMQHNQNQNQNQPSYEQFNPLLHHNDLSNMAGVSGGGAFTNQLFQKEQQEISLMFDNNANDMGMFGQGLMKNVAQEVSDCSNLIHGSDVARVHDFLGIGGSNSGLHEPQQHRMEIMNDFHHHHHLPHEDSPMEKSIWDD, translated from the exons ATGTCAAATATTTCAGGTGATGAAGGAAGCTTCTCCTCAGGAAACAATGGTGAAGAACAGGTGCAGAATAATCTCAATGATTCAAGTTCAGGACCATCTGGTGCTTCTAATAGCAATGGTTCCAGTAATCAACAACAAACCAAGAAGAAAAGAAATCTTCCTGGAACACCAG ATCCTAGTGCTGAAGTTGTAGCTTTATCACCAACAACATTAATGGCAACAAATAGATTTGTATGTGAGATATGCAACAAAGGCTTCCAAAGAGACCAAAATCTTCAGTTACATCGCCGAGGTCACAATCTTCCATGGAAACTTAGGCAGAGAACAAGCACAGAAGTGAAGAAAAAGGTGTATGTGTGTCCCGAATCATCATGTGTCCATCATAACCCAGCTCGCGCGTTAGGCGACCTTACAGGTATCAAAAAACATTATAGCCGCAAACACGGTGAGAAGAAATGGAAATGCGATAAGTGCTCTAAAAGATACGCTGTTCAATCTGATTGGAAAGCTCACCAGAAAACTTGTGGCACAAGGGAATACAAATGTGATTGTGGAACCATATTTTCTAG GAGAGACAGTTTTATAACTCATAGAGCATTCTGTGACGCATTAACAGAAGAAAACCACAGAGTGAACCAAGGATTAACTAGTGGCATGCCACCAAATTTACAGAATCAAATGCATGATCCTATCTCTACAATGCCACTGAAAACTATTTCCAACATTTCATCGGAATTAATCAACGACTCGCTAAAATCGCCAACTCAAGAACATGTTCCAATACAATTCAGATCAACCAATGCATGTGGTGGCATGTTTTCAACAAGTGCAGGTGCACTTTTCGGTGGTCCGAAAACCTTACCTCCCTCTTCTTCATCTCTTCAACTCAGTTCAAGTTCCAATAGCTTCAACTACTTCAGCGATAACAAAATCGGAGGACTAATTTCTGGCTCGGTTCAAATGTCGGCTACGGCTTTGTTACAAAAAGCAGCACAGATGGGTGCTACTGCAAGCAATAGTGTTAACTCTTCCATGATGCAGAAAAGCTTTGTTAGTAGTATGATTAGTCCTAATCATGATCATGTTTCTGGTTCCACCATGATGCAGCATAACCAAAACCAAAACCAAAACCAACCCTCTTATGAACAATTTAATCCACTACTACACCACAATGATTTATCTAACATGGCTGGTGTTAGTGGTGGTGGAGCATTTACCAACCAATTGTTTCAAAAAGAACAGCAAGAAATTTCATTAATGTTTGATAATAATGCTAATGACATGGGAATGTTTGGCCAAGGATTGATGAAAAATGTGGCACAAGAGGTTAGTGATTGTTCAAATTTGATCCATGGAAGTGACGTGGCAAGAGTGCATGATTTCTTGGGAATTGGAGGTTCAAATTCAGGTCTGCATgaaccacaacaacataggatgGAAATTATGAATGATtttcatcaccatcatcatctTCCACATGAGGATTCACCTATGGAGAAATCAATTTGGGATGATTGA